A section of the Diabrotica virgifera virgifera chromosome 8, PGI_DIABVI_V3a genome encodes:
- the LOC114340448 gene encoding facilitated trehalose transporter Tret1-like encodes MITKVNPKDEKIDEKSWPQILALLNAALIGMVSGIVFAWPSPYIVRIVADKVNYDITEEQASYFPTVHVIGLFIFPVFLVPVVNIIGRKNSLLLVALPYSICFAIKAFANNLWLLYVARLCGGFGDAILFAAMPAYIGEVSTPSVRGVWGNAFLCVAYIGQLLINILGSLYTVQQTSLMVLVLIAFFLLTFIFRVESPYFLIMKDRHEEAKKSLKILRGKENVEVEFNQITQDVKRQMAEDGSYLQLFNIKANRRALTAASFLRISQLLSGIYVFTSYTQFIFQKAGGNISAQDSSVIYIGAILICYVSASYFSDKLGRRKSYIISIFLSALIMVSEGIYFYIDINVPSISMKSVQWLPLAGMLLFVLISAFGIGLIPTLMLGELFSASVKVKGVCISTMVFAGSSIVVNNIFYYLNRSTGLYGPFFFFASCNLISTVLAYFVVPETKGKTLEEIQEYLRDK; translated from the exons CTGCATTGATTGGAATGGTAAGTGGCATCGTTTTTGCATGgccatctccgtatattgtcagAATAGTTGCGGATAAAGTCAACTATGATATTACCGAAGAACAAGCTTCCTATTTCCCGACCGTCCACGTGAttggtttatttatttttccagtattTTTGGTACCTGTAGTCAACATTATTGGAAGGAAAAACTCACTGCTTTTGGTAGCTTTACCTTACTCCATTTGTTTTGCAATCAAGGCGTTTGCAAATAATTTATGGTTGCTGTATGTTGCAAG GTTATGTGGTGGATTTGGGGACGCAATTCTCTTCGCTGCAATGCCTGCATACATTGGAGAAGTTTCCACCCCAAGTGTTAGGGGTGTTTGGGGTAACGCCTTTCTATGCGTGGCCTACATTGGTCAACTACTCATAAACATACTGGGCAGCCTTTACACCGTCCAACAAACCTCATTAATGGTATTAGTTCTGATAGCTTTCTTCTTGTTGACATTCATTTTTAGAGTGGAAAGTCCCTACTTTCTAATAATGAAGGACAGACATGAAGAGGCTAAGAAGAGTTTAAAAATTCTTagaggaaaagaaaatgtagaagtaGAGTTTAATCAAATTACACAAGACGTTAAGAGACAGATGGCTGAAGATGGTTCTTACCTTCAGCTTTTTAACATAAAAGCTAATAGAAGAGCTTTGACAGCTGCTTCTTTTCTGAGGATATCGCAGCTTTTGTCAGGAATTTACGTTTTTACGTCATACACtcagtttatttttcaaaaagctGGTGGTAACATCAGCGCACAAGATTCGTCTGTTATTTACATAGGCGCAATTTTGATTTGTTATGTAAGTGCCTCGTATTTTTCCGACAAGCTCGGAAGAAGAAAATCTTACATAATTTCTATATTCTTGTCGGCTTTGATTATGGTCTCGGAAGGTATATACTTTTATATTGACATAAATGTGCCGAGTATAAGCATGAAATCTGTACAATGGTTACCCCTTGCTGGTATGTTGCTCTTTGTATTGATCTCAGCATTTGGCATTGGACTCATACCAACTCTGATGTTAGGTGAATTATTTTCGGCTAGTGTAAAAGTCAAAGGGGTTTGTATTAGTACTATGGTATTTGCAGGCAGTTCAATTGTTGTTAACAATATTTTCTATTACCTAAATAGGTCTACTGGGTTATATGGTCCGTTTTTCTTCTTTGCTTCTTGTAATCTTATTTCGACTGTTTTGGCATACTTTGTGGTACCTGAAACCAAAGGAAAAACTTTAGAGGAAATACAAGAGTATCTTAGAGAtaagtaa